From Arcobacter arenosus:
GTTAACAGAGTCATCTAAAGCTTCTTTGAATTCATCAATTTGATATTTTTTATAAAGTTTATTACCTCTGATTAAATTATTGATTATGTTCATATTTCCATCTTGAGAGTCAAAATTATATGAAGTAGCTTAACGACTTATTCCTTAGGAAGGGAGGAGCTGCGGGAAAGCTGAATGAATTAACTACTTCATATATGAACATATTAGTTTAAAAAAATGTAAAAAAAATAAAATTCTTTCAATTAATCAAAAAAATAGGGTTTTTCTTTTTTTAAGTCATCTATTCTAGAAATTGTTCTAGATAAATGAGTTCTCATTGCCTTTTCTGCTTTTTTAAAGTTTTTCTCTTTTATTGCATCATAAATAGATTTATGGTCTTCATAAAGCTTTTTTATTTTTCCATTAATTGGTAGCTCAAGTCTATTCGCTCTTTTTTTATGACCCATTTTAGATCTTAACAGTTCATTTAATTCGTCTTGACCAATTGAATTAAACATTATTGAATGAAACTCTTTATCAAGTTCATCAAACTCATTTAATCTTGTTACATCTTCTGAAATCTCTTCTTGTTTTTTCAGATTTCTTTCAATCTTTGCAAGAGTTTTTTCATCATATTTCTCAATCATCTCTCTTAAAACTTCTATTTCAACTGCAACTCTAAAAAAATTACTTCTTTTAATCTCATCAATATTTATTTTAGTAACCAAGGTTTTAGACTGAGGAAAAATTTTTACTAATTTATCTTGTTCTAAAAGTTGTAATGCTTCTCTAATAGGAGTTTTACTAATCTCTAATTGTTCTGCTAAATCATTTCTTGAAATATATGTACCAGGTGGCAACTCTAAACTAAGTATTCTTCTTAATATTTCATTATAAGCTTTTTGTGTTGCATTTATCATATCCTACTCTCCCACTAAGTATTAATCTAATATACTAGTATATCAAACTATTACTTAATGGGATAATCCCCTTAATTCTTAATACGATAGAAAAACAGGGATATGGGCATTTTCTAGAAAATATCTAGTTGTACCACCAAGCATAAGTTCTCTAAGACCTTTATGTCCATGGGTTCCTGCAACAATCATATCAAAATTTCCTTCAATTGCATGATTAAGAAGGGCTTCTCCTGGAACCATTGTGGTTTTTATAATTTTAGCAGTTGCATTAATACCATGTAGTTTTAAATACTCAACCATATCTTCTAATAATGAGCCATATTCAATAAACTGTCCAGCAGTAACAATTTCAACTCTTTTTGCCATTTTCAAAAGTGGTATTGAAGATGTTAGAGCCCTTGAAGATTGAGGGGAGTTATTCCATCCAATTACAATAGAATCAGTTGAAAACTTTCTCATAACTCTAGGGAACATAATTACAGGCTTTCCAGTTCTTTGCGTTATAGTTTCAAAGGTAGCTGTTGGAATTCCTGAAGGTGGAGTAGCAGTAATTACAATATCAGAGATTTTTGAATATAGTTCAATCATTGAACTTCTAACACCCTCTTTTATTTTTAAATCAATTTTCAGATTTTCATCTTCAACAATACCAACATCTTTTTTAACTTTCTCAACCAAAGCTAAAAACTCATGTTTTTCACTTTCAATTCTATTTCGTAAAACCTCTTCAATAGAATCATGAATATCATGGGGCAGTAATAATCCATCTGCTATACCCTTTGAAGTTTTATAATAAGATTGTAAAACCTCTAATCTTGTATTAAAGTATTTTGCAATTAAAAAAGCACCATATAGTCTTTCTTCTAACTCATCACCACCACCAATTGGGAAAAACATCTTTTCATAAATCATAATTTATCCTTAAAATAAGTACATTTACATTTATATTACAAGTAAAAAATGTAAAAAATATAAAATATTATGAAACAACACTTTTAATATTTAGTATAGATTTATTTATAAAAAATTTCAGTTTTATATTTTTTTTGCAAAGAAATAAGCAATATTTACTACAATAAAAAGTCTTACTATATGATGTAAGGTTATATATGGAACTGTTGCTCCTACTAAGATAGCAATTAAGTTTATATCAGCTTGTCCTCCCGGTGAAAATGCTAGTAAAATAGATAATAAATCAAAATCAAAAAGTGAAGATACTATTACTATAAAAATAAATGAGATAAAAATAAGTATTAAAAAATGCCCAAATGTTCCTAAAAGAGTTTTCATAACTTCACTTAACTTTATACCTTTAAAAGTAAATCCAATTAAAGTTCCAAAAACAACTTGTACAAATTTTAAAAGTTCATCTGGCATTGGTGTAGTAACAACTGCTGTTAAATGTAAGATGATACTAATTATCATAGGACCAATTAAAAATGCTGCAGATAACTTAATCTTTTTTGCAAAAACTGCAGCAAAAATTCCCACTACAAATAAAAATATCAATTCCAATAAGTTAACATTTACAACTGATGTTGTAATAGTTTGATTTCCTCTAATATCAATACCTAATATATATTGAATAATAAAGGGGAGTGAAACCACAATAAAAAATAGTCTTGAAGATTGAACTAAAGTTATCTTTGCAATATCTGCTTTAATCTCTTCTGCTATTATAATCATCTCAATAAGCCCACCTGGCATAGCACTTAAATATGCAGTTTTTTTATCAAAACCTAAAAACTTCTCATAATATATAAGACCTGCAATGATTGTAATTGCCGAAAAAGGAATTATAAATAGTAGTGAAAAAAAGTAGCTACCAATATATTCTAAAACTTGAGGTGTAAAAGAGCTTCCAATAGTAAGACCAATAACTATTCTAGCAGGGGATGCAAAAAGTTTTGGATTTTGGATAGGAAGTTTTTCAAATCTAACAGCTAAAGAAGTTGCAAGGATAGACCCTAAAAGCCAAGGTAAGGGAAGATGAAAATAGATAAATATCAAGGAGCCAATTAACCCTACACATAAGGCGTATATCATTTTTATAAATGAATTAAAATTAAATTCTGATAGCAAACAAGGCCCCTTTTTCTGAGTTTTCAACACTTATAGAGCCTTTCATTTTCTCTTCTATAATAAGTTTTGTCATATAAAGTCCAATTCCTGTCCCATAATCACGTTTAGTTGTAAAATATGGTTCAAAAATTCTACTAATAATATCTTCTTCAATACCACCAGCATTATCTTCAATAAATAAGGTTTCTTTCCCATCTACTTCTTTGTTATAGATTTTTATTTTTGGTTTTTGGATTTTTCTTTCAACTAAAATATCTTTTGCATTTGAGATAATATTTACAATAGCTTGAGAGTATTCATTTTTATAACCATTTACATGAAAAGTTTCACTACAATCTATTTCAAGTTCAATATTATGAAATTTTAAAGTTGAACTAATTATATTTATTGCATTAGACAATGCAACAGTTACAAAAAAATCTTCAATTTTAGAATTAGGATTAAAAAAGTTTCTAAAATCATCAATTGTTTTAGACATATATTCTAATAAATCATTTGCCTCTTCAACTCTTTGGCTAAGATATTTTTTATCTAATTCTTTATAGTCATAAGCTGATTCTATATCAAAGAATAATCCCGAAACCTGAGATAAAGGTTGTCTCCATTGGTGAGCAATATTACCAATCATCTCCCCCATAGCTGCCATTTTTGATTTTTGAATAAGCATATTATCTTGTTTTGCTTTTTCCTCAATAAGCTTTGTTCTTTCTGTAACATCTCTTAATGAAGCAAATAAAAGTTCTTTGTTTTCATAATCATAGATGATTACATTAACCTCAACATTTTTGATTTTTTCATCTTTTGTTTTTAGTTTTACAGTTTTAAACAAAGACTTATTTTTTTTAAGTTCCTCTAACCCTAAGCCTTCAAATAAAGAGAAAAAGTCATGTTCTATAAGCTCATTATCTTCATATGCAGTTAACTCTAAAGCTGTTTGATTACAACTTATAATTGATGAATTATGATTTTTTATTTCTGAGATTAAAAAAGCATCATTACTATAATTAAAAAGCAACTGATATTTTTCTTCATTTAGTATTACATTTTCTTTATATACTTTTAAAAGCTTTTCAATTCTTTTTGTAAAGGCAACTGAAATAATAAAAAATATAAATGCCATAATTACAATGATAACAATAAGTTTTGAGATATTTTCATTCATATTTTTTAAAGATATCTCTTTTTCTTTTTGAACAATATCATAAATATGAGAAAGGTTAATTCCAATACCAATAAAGAATCTAAGTTTTGTAAGATAGGTACCATAGATGATTTTTTGATTATTTGAATAACTAATATATTCATCACCTTTATAACCTGTATCAATCATCAACTTTTCAATAGCTTCTAAATCTTCATCTTCACTGTATATATTTCTATCAATTAATAAAGTACTTTGCTCCAAGATATTATTTAAGCTATTTATATGATAGATAAATAAAAATTCTTCTTGATTAAATTTTTGTAGCATAATCTTTTTTAAAAGCTTATCTTTTAACTCTTCATTTCTACTTTCAAGGAAACTTGAGGAACCAATAATTATTCCCAAAGGTTTAAACTGTCTAGAAAAGGTGATTTTCTTACTAGGTTTATACCAAAAATATTCAACATATTTTTGTTCTTGTTTTTTATTATCAATCATTTCATTAATAAATTTTACACCATTTATATCTTCAAAATCTAAAAAGTTTACACCCTCTTCAGTTGGATTTTCTGTATTTAAAAGTAAGTTTCCTTGGGTATCAAAGATAAAATAGTGGATATCATTCTCTTCTTTTGCAATATTAGTTATTGCACTTTTTATTAAATCAATTATCTCCTCTTTTGAAGACATTTTTGTTTGAGAGTATAAAGAATTTATAAGATTGTAAGCGATTATTGACTGATTTTTAATTCTTTGTTTTTTATTATTTAAAATAGAGATTTTTTCAAATTCAATATCATTTTTGATATTTTCTACAGAAGTTTTTATATAAAATTTTTCCCTCTCTATTAGTGTATTTTTAAAATTTTTTATATGTAATTTGAAATTGTTATATTCTGTCTTTATAAGACTTGAACCAATAACTGTAGCAACAATTAGAATAATTATTGTAGAACCAAGTAAAGCGGTTTTCTTTACACTAACCTCTACATCTTTTTTGTACTTATTTTTCAAGCTTTAATTTATACCCCATATTTGAAATGTTTTTAATACAATTAAATGGTATTTTTTTTCTCAAAAATCCAATTGTTGTTCTTAAGGAGTTTAAACTCATATACTCATCACCCCAAACAAATCTTTCTATCTCTTCATATGAAACCACTCTATTTTTGTTTAAAACCAAAAGTTTTAAAAATAACAACTCTTTTTTTGTCATCTCAAGAACTTTATCATCTAAATAAAATAAAGAGGTTTTATTATCAAAATAAAAGTTTTCACATAATTCTATTTTGACATTTTTTTCATCTTCTAATCCTTCAACTGCCTTTGTTAAAGCTGGAAGTAAATTTCTACTGTTTAATGGTTTAATTATATATTTCTCTAAATTTAACTCAATTGCTTCAAGAAGATACTCTTTATCACTATATGCAGTTGAGATTATAATTTTTGTATTTTTATCTTCTTTTCTTATTTTTTTTGCAAGAGATATACCATCTAGTTTAGGCATATTTATATCAGTTAGGATAATATCAGGATGACATTTTTTATAAAGTTCATATCCTTCTTCTCCATCTTTAGCCTCATAAAGTTCATTAAACATACGAGAAAGGAAACGTGAGTTTACTGTTCTAACACCTTCATCATCTTCAATATATAAAACTGTAAATTGTTTAAACTTATCCATAAATCACCCTCTTTTAAAAAAAAGAGACTTAGATTAAGCCTCTTTCTTATTTCTCATTTTAGCTAAAAGTTCACTTATAACTGGCATGAATAAAATTATGATTGTTAAAACTAAGATTGACAAAGTAATTGGTCTTTCCCAAAGAAAAGAAAAAGAACTATCACTAATAGTTAAAGCCCTTCTTAAATTATCTTCCATCATTCCACCTAAAATAAATCCTAAAATCATTGGAGCCATTGGAAAGTCAATAATCCTTAAAAATAAAGCAACAACAGCAAACAATGTCATCATATAAATATCAAAATTGTTAAATGTTACTAAATAAACTCCAACTAAAGAGAAAAATATAATTAAAGGTAGCAACAATTGTCTTGGCATTGTCAATAACTTCGCTATATATGGAATTAATGGCAAGTTTAAAATCAATAATACAATGTTACCAATATACATTGAGATAATTACTGACCAAAAAATTGCAGGATTATCCACATACATAGTTGGACCTGGTTGAATCCCATAGGAGATTAATGCTCCTAAGATAACTGCTGTAGTTCCAGAACCTGGAATACCTAAAGTTAATAAAGGAACAAATGAACCCGAACTTGCTGCATTATTTGCACTTTCTGGAGCCGCTAAACCTTTTATACTACCTCTACCAAATTTTAATTTCTCTTTTGCACTAGCAAATGATCTTTCCATACCATAAGCTAGGAATGATGCAATTGTAGCACCTGCACCTGGCAAAACCCCAACAAAAAAACCTAAAACTGATGACCTTGCAATTGGAGGGACCATCTCTTTTACTTCATCTTTAGTAAGTTTTAAACTACCAATATCTTTTTTTAATTCTGCTTTTTGTTCATCATTGTGATCTTCACTCTCTAAAATATTCATCAATGCTTCCGATAAAGCAAAGGCCGCCATTGCTAAAAGTAAAAATGAGATACCATCAATTAAATCCATTCTTCCAAAGGTAAATCTTGCAATTCCTGAATCTGAATCTGTCCCAACAGTAGCTAACATCAAACCAAAAATTGTCATAAGTGCCGCTTTTAAAAATTTTCCTTTTCCAGAAAAAGCTGCTACTGCTGTTAAACCTAAAACCATCAAAGCAAAATAATCAGAAGATTGGAAACTTAATGAAACTGAGGCTAATGCAGGTGCCGCAAAAAGTAAAAAAATAGCGGCAACTGTTCCACCTGTAAATGAAGCATAAGCCGCGATTGCTAAAGCTTTTCCAGCATTTCCTGCTTTTGCCATTGGGTAACCATCAAAAGATGATGCAA
This genomic window contains:
- a CDS encoding GntR family transcriptional regulator — encoded protein: MINATQKAYNEILRRILSLELPPGTYISRNDLAEQLEISKTPIREALQLLEQDKLVKIFPQSKTLVTKINIDEIKRSNFFRVAVEIEVLREMIEKYDEKTLAKIERNLKKQEEISEDVTRLNEFDELDKEFHSIMFNSIGQDELNELLRSKMGHKKRANRLELPINGKIKKLYEDHKSIYDAIKEKNFKKAEKAMRTHLSRTISRIDDLKKEKPYFFD
- a CDS encoding universal stress protein, which translates into the protein MIYEKMFFPIGGGDELEERLYGAFLIAKYFNTRLEVLQSYYKTSKGIADGLLLPHDIHDSIEEVLRNRIESEKHEFLALVEKVKKDVGIVEDENLKIDLKIKEGVRSSMIELYSKISDIVITATPPSGIPTATFETITQRTGKPVIMFPRVMRKFSTDSIVIGWNNSPQSSRALTSSIPLLKMAKRVEIVTAGQFIEYGSLLEDMVEYLKLHGINATAKIIKTTMVPGEALLNHAIEGNFDMIVAGTHGHKGLRELMLGGTTRYFLENAHIPVFLSY
- a CDS encoding AbrB family transcriptional regulator: MIYALCVGLIGSLIFIYFHLPLPWLLGSILATSLAVRFEKLPIQNPKLFASPARIVIGLTIGSSFTPQVLEYIGSYFFSLLFIIPFSAITIIAGLIYYEKFLGFDKKTAYLSAMPGGLIEMIIIAEEIKADIAKITLVQSSRLFFIVVSLPFIIQYILGIDIRGNQTITTSVVNVNLLELIFLFVVGIFAAVFAKKIKLSAAFLIGPMIISIILHLTAVVTTPMPDELLKFVQVVFGTLIGFTFKGIKLSEVMKTLLGTFGHFLILIFISFIFIVIVSSLFDFDLLSILLAFSPGGQADINLIAILVGATVPYITLHHIVRLFIVVNIAYFFAKKI
- a CDS encoding cache domain-containing protein encodes the protein MKNKYKKDVEVSVKKTALLGSTIIILIVATVIGSSLIKTEYNNFKLHIKNFKNTLIEREKFYIKTSVENIKNDIEFEKISILNNKKQRIKNQSIIAYNLINSLYSQTKMSSKEEIIDLIKSAITNIAKEENDIHYFIFDTQGNLLLNTENPTEEGVNFLDFEDINGVKFINEMIDNKKQEQKYVEYFWYKPSKKITFSRQFKPLGIIIGSSSFLESRNEELKDKLLKKIMLQKFNQEEFLFIYHINSLNNILEQSTLLIDRNIYSEDEDLEAIEKLMIDTGYKGDEYISYSNNQKIIYGTYLTKLRFFIGIGINLSHIYDIVQKEKEISLKNMNENISKLIVIIVIMAFIFFIISVAFTKRIEKLLKVYKENVILNEEKYQLLFNYSNDAFLISEIKNHNSSIISCNQTALELTAYEDNELIEHDFFSLFEGLGLEELKKNKSLFKTVKLKTKDEKIKNVEVNVIIYDYENKELLFASLRDVTERTKLIEEKAKQDNMLIQKSKMAAMGEMIGNIAHQWRQPLSQVSGLFFDIESAYDYKELDKKYLSQRVEEANDLLEYMSKTIDDFRNFFNPNSKIEDFFVTVALSNAINIISSTLKFHNIELEIDCSETFHVNGYKNEYSQAIVNIISNAKDILVERKIQKPKIKIYNKEVDGKETLFIEDNAGGIEEDIISRIFEPYFTTKRDYGTGIGLYMTKLIIEEKMKGSISVENSEKGALFAIRI
- a CDS encoding response regulator transcription factor, giving the protein MDKFKQFTVLYIEDDEGVRTVNSRFLSRMFNELYEAKDGEEGYELYKKCHPDIILTDINMPKLDGISLAKKIRKEDKNTKIIISTAYSDKEYLLEAIELNLEKYIIKPLNSRNLLPALTKAVEGLEDEKNVKIELCENFYFDNKTSLFYLDDKVLEMTKKELLFLKLLVLNKNRVVSYEEIERFVWGDEYMSLNSLRTTIGFLRKKIPFNCIKNISNMGYKLKLEK
- a CDS encoding tripartite tricarboxylate transporter permease; this encodes MLDGVMQGLTTALSMYNILMVAVGCFAGTFIGMLPGLGPISAIALMIPITYGMDPSSGLILIAGVYYGAIFGGSTSSILINAPGVAGTVASSFDGYPMAKAGNAGKALAIAAYASFTGGTVAAIFLLFAAPALASVSLSFQSSDYFALMVLGLTAVAAFSGKGKFLKAALMTIFGLMLATVGTDSDSGIARFTFGRMDLIDGISFLLLAMAAFALSEALMNILESEDHNDEQKAELKKDIGSLKLTKDEVKEMVPPIARSSVLGFFVGVLPGAGATIASFLAYGMERSFASAKEKLKFGRGSIKGLAAPESANNAASSGSFVPLLTLGIPGSGTTAVILGALISYGIQPGPTMYVDNPAIFWSVIISMYIGNIVLLILNLPLIPYIAKLLTMPRQLLLPLIIFFSLVGVYLVTFNNFDIYMMTLFAVVALFLRIIDFPMAPMILGFILGGMMEDNLRRALTISDSSFSFLWERPITLSILVLTIIILFMPVISELLAKMRNKKEA